A window of the Parabacteroides merdae ATCC 43184 genome harbors these coding sequences:
- a CDS encoding SusC/RagA family TonB-linked outer membrane protein produces MEKLVSRSLMLILIGMATAQNIQAGERMSMPTSFKKQTTGLSHVSQQTISVKGNVRDQSGEPMAGVNVIVEGTTIGTMTDSNGNFTLNVPSTSIKIKFSYIGYEDQIVLIKNNRNLNITLNENSEMLDEVQIIGYGTQKKITVTGAVSSVGTKDILKSPVPNVAQALTGKVPGLSTIQYSGQPGADDPAIFVRGIGSLDAKRAAPLVMVDGVERSFFRLDPNEIENITVLKDASATAVFGVRGANGVILVTTKRGEEGKAQISVSTSASLQKPIRLYEYANSYDYAVAFNEKLTNDGASPVFGEKILDAFKNHTDPLLYPDMDWMELILKPTSFQSQHNLSISGGTDRVRYFTSVGILTQNGLFRSFDAGYNSNFTYNRYNYRANLDIDVTRSTLLKINLGGRLEDTKEPNTKSNLFTFLTRVTPFGGAGLYDGKWIHTSPDNIGWDKGALENADPFECFFGKGYNQRIYNEINLDLSLQQKLDFLTKGLSLNIKGSYNSGYTHRKNRYKEIPYYTAHRDPETNELFFRKFREESQLYFEESTDRGRNWYLEGSLNYDRKFGKHQVGALILYNQWRDQYPDPAQFDYVSIPRGYVGLVGRATYNFDNRYMVDFNVGYNGSENFAPGHRYGIFPAFSAGWILSEEKFMKNQSFINYLKIRGSYGIVGNDLMNTKSRFFYLPDAYNPYGTSYNFGVDVSGNRDGATELQMGNPLVSWEKAGKQNYGLDFSILDEHLSGSFDYFIEKRHDILTTRNTAPNFIAITMPVVNIGKVDNKGFELVLKWNHSIGDFKYWINGNLSYAKNKIVYKDEIPHKYPWLYETGQSVGQPFGFIFDGFVTEADLESGKLPDHKLDLKPGDAKYKDLNGDNIIDDNDQCPIGNPIYPQLTAGITAGFEYKGFDFSMLWAGSGKVSRFISAGLRVPFGGGNYGLLQYMIDDHWTPETAETAKTPRFSGAANANNYTRNSTLWLKDASYIRLKNVQIGYTFKGEWMKKIHLKNMRIYASGENLLTFDHLKIADPEATDDKQFQYPLQMIFNIGLNLNF; encoded by the coding sequence ATGGAAAAACTTGTATCACGAAGTCTTATGCTTATTCTAATCGGAATGGCCACAGCCCAAAATATACAGGCTGGGGAAAGAATGAGCATGCCAACTTCATTTAAAAAACAAACAACTGGTTTGTCTCATGTATCACAACAAACAATTTCTGTGAAAGGAAATGTCAGAGACCAGTCAGGAGAACCAATGGCCGGAGTCAATGTTATTGTAGAAGGGACTACCATCGGAACCATGACAGACAGTAATGGGAACTTTACTTTAAACGTGCCGTCTACTTCTATCAAAATCAAGTTCTCATATATTGGATATGAGGATCAGATTGTCTTGATTAAAAATAATCGCAATCTGAACATCACTTTAAATGAGAATTCCGAAATGTTGGACGAAGTCCAGATTATTGGATATGGAACACAAAAGAAAATTACAGTCACGGGGGCTGTATCTTCCGTTGGAACTAAAGATATTTTGAAATCACCTGTTCCAAATGTTGCACAAGCATTGACTGGTAAAGTTCCTGGATTATCAACTATTCAATATTCCGGTCAACCTGGAGCTGATGATCCTGCTATATTCGTACGTGGTATAGGTTCCCTTGATGCTAAAAGAGCTGCACCATTAGTTATGGTCGATGGTGTCGAGCGCTCTTTTTTTCGTCTTGATCCCAACGAAATTGAAAATATAACCGTGCTGAAGGATGCTTCTGCAACAGCCGTATTTGGTGTTCGTGGGGCAAATGGGGTCATTTTAGTAACTACGAAACGAGGAGAAGAAGGTAAAGCTCAAATATCTGTATCGACATCAGCCAGTTTGCAAAAGCCGATCCGGCTTTATGAATATGCCAACAGTTATGACTACGCTGTTGCATTTAACGAGAAACTGACAAACGATGGAGCCAGTCCTGTATTTGGCGAGAAGATCTTGGATGCTTTCAAAAATCATACAGATCCTTTACTTTATCCGGATATGGACTGGATGGAACTTATCCTAAAACCAACATCTTTTCAGTCTCAGCATAACTTGAGCATATCAGGTGGAACCGACCGTGTACGTTATTTTACTTCTGTAGGTATTTTGACACAAAACGGTCTGTTTCGATCTTTCGATGCTGGATATAATTCTAATTTTACTTACAACAGATATAACTATCGTGCAAATCTAGACATCGATGTGACACGTTCCACTCTATTAAAAATCAATTTAGGAGGTCGTCTTGAAGATACTAAAGAACCTAATACTAAAAGCAACCTTTTTACATTCTTGACAAGAGTCACTCCGTTCGGAGGAGCCGGACTTTATGATGGTAAATGGATACATACAAGTCCGGATAACATCGGTTGGGACAAAGGAGCCTTGGAAAATGCCGATCCATTTGAATGTTTTTTCGGGAAAGGATATAACCAACGTATTTATAACGAAATCAATTTGGACCTTTCTTTGCAGCAAAAGTTGGATTTTTTGACTAAAGGGCTATCTCTTAATATAAAAGGTTCTTATAATAGCGGCTATACACATAGGAAAAACCGTTACAAAGAAATCCCCTATTACACTGCGCATAGAGATCCGGAAACCAATGAATTATTCTTCCGAAAATTCCGTGAAGAAAGCCAGTTGTATTTTGAGGAATCTACTGATCGTGGGCGAAATTGGTATTTGGAAGGTAGTTTGAACTATGATCGCAAATTTGGGAAACATCAAGTTGGTGCTTTGATTTTGTATAATCAGTGGCGTGACCAATATCCAGATCCAGCTCAATTCGACTATGTTAGTATTCCTCGCGGATATGTAGGTTTGGTCGGACGAGCTACCTATAATTTTGACAATCGTTATATGGTTGATTTTAACGTAGGTTATAATGGTTCGGAAAATTTTGCGCCAGGACATCGATATGGAATTTTTCCAGCTTTTTCTGCCGGCTGGATTCTTTCTGAAGAAAAGTTCATGAAAAATCAGTCTTTTATAAACTACTTAAAAATTAGAGGATCATATGGAATAGTCGGAAATGACCTGATGAATACTAAATCACGCTTTTTCTATTTGCCTGATGCTTACAATCCTTATGGAACAAGTTATAATTTCGGAGTGGACGTTTCTGGAAATCGTGACGGAGCAACCGAGTTACAAATGGGGAATCCTCTTGTCTCTTGGGAAAAAGCAGGAAAGCAAAACTACGGTTTGGATTTTTCAATATTGGATGAGCATTTATCTGGATCTTTTGATTATTTCATCGAGAAACGTCACGATATCCTTACAACACGCAATACAGCTCCGAATTTTATAGCTATAACAATGCCTGTTGTTAATATTGGCAAAGTTGATAACAAAGGATTCGAGTTGGTTCTGAAATGGAATCACTCCATAGGAGACTTTAAATACTGGATCAATGGAAACCTCTCATATGCAAAAAATAAAATTGTCTATAAGGATGAGATACCACACAAGTATCCTTGGTTATATGAAACAGGACAATCCGTTGGACAACCTTTCGGTTTTATCTTTGACGGTTTTGTAACAGAAGCTGATCTTGAATCCGGGAAGCTTCCGGATCATAAGCTCGACCTAAAGCCTGGGGACGCCAAATATAAAGATTTGAATGGTGATAATATAATTGACGACAATGATCAGTGCCCCATTGGTAATCCTATATACCCGCAATTGACTGCAGGCATCACCGCTGGATTTGAATATAAAGGATTCGACTTCAGTATGCTTTGGGCAGGTAGCGGAAAGGTGTCACGCTTTATAAGTGCTGGGTTACGTGTTCCTTTCGGCGGTGGAAATTACGGGCTGTTACAATATATGATTGATGACCATTGGACACCGGAAACCGCAGAAACAGCTAAAACACCTCGTTTTTCAGGTGCAGCGAATGCGAATAATTACACTCGAAATTCAACCCTTTGGCTAAAGGATGCTTCCTATATCCGTCTGAAAAATGTTCAAATCGGATATACGTTCAAGGGGGAGTGGATGAAAAAGATTCATTTGAAAAATATGCGTATTTACGCTTCTGGCGAAAATTTACTGACATTTGATCATTTGAAAATAGCAGATCCGGAAGCAACTGACGACAAACAGTTTCAATATCCTCTTCAGATGATTTTTAATATTGGTCTTAATCTTAATTTTTGA
- a CDS encoding RagB/SusD family nutrient uptake outer membrane protein, whose amino-acid sequence MIRINIKHIFVLAGFIGSFLSCQDLKFGDDFLEKAPSNDVDIDVIYSNAQYARTALWSAYATLHYGLNLGNQGNQLMGSDPLDCLTDLVYSNVWTDGVSGAAIHYNGTYSADYENNGYSSKYSYYQRPCWLGIRRAWLFIENVDRVPDMKEAEKQRLKAEAKVIIAMHYCDLFRHYGGVPIVDHAYTANEDMQKERGTVQETLDFIVNLLDEAADVLPWAMSAAENREWEGRLTKASAMGLKARILLFAASPLFNSSEPYMPGEAADKRLMWFGSYKPELWTQALAAHKAFFDELNKNGQYGLVYKSDPRQAFRSGYLDRGTGEAIIATHYGYTVPDYWTWGWSYYETAGDAGTACGTQELVDMFPMIDGLPITESKLYDPKHPYEQRDPRLYETVVVNGDKYYGGIAEIYVGGKHYQDFEGSYGAFMSGYRPRKFILDGGGGPLFEWPAEISGKVVQWPYLRLPELYLGYAEAICQTNGDMALAYECVNKLRDRVNIGHLKAGLNKKDFLETLMNERVCEFAYEEVRWFDMIRYKRVDIFQKTPHRVVITKDPETSEFKYEYKLFKPAENGELRQWANPGKFSPKWYLSAFPSNEINKSYGLIQNPGW is encoded by the coding sequence ATGATACGAATAAATATTAAACATATATTTGTCCTTGCAGGATTTATCGGTTCTTTCCTGTCTTGTCAGGATTTAAAATTTGGAGATGACTTCTTAGAAAAAGCTCCTTCCAATGATGTCGATATCGATGTAATTTATTCTAATGCGCAATATGCACGGACAGCCCTTTGGAGTGCGTATGCCACATTGCATTATGGTCTGAACTTAGGTAATCAAGGTAATCAACTGATGGGCTCAGATCCTCTGGATTGCCTGACCGACCTTGTTTATTCCAATGTTTGGACTGATGGTGTATCAGGAGCTGCTATACATTATAATGGCACTTATTCTGCCGATTATGAAAATAATGGCTATTCATCCAAATACAGCTACTATCAAAGACCTTGTTGGTTAGGCATTCGTCGCGCATGGTTGTTTATTGAAAATGTAGACCGAGTTCCTGATATGAAAGAGGCTGAAAAACAGCGTTTAAAAGCAGAAGCAAAAGTTATTATCGCTATGCACTATTGTGATTTGTTTCGCCATTATGGAGGGGTACCGATTGTGGACCATGCATACACAGCGAATGAAGATATGCAAAAAGAAAGAGGTACTGTACAGGAAACGCTTGATTTTATTGTAAATCTATTGGATGAGGCAGCAGATGTATTGCCCTGGGCTATGTCTGCTGCTGAAAACCGAGAATGGGAAGGACGATTAACAAAAGCATCGGCAATGGGGCTAAAGGCACGTATCCTATTGTTTGCTGCCAGCCCATTGTTTAACAGTTCAGAACCATATATGCCAGGTGAAGCAGCGGATAAACGTTTGATGTGGTTTGGAAGTTATAAACCTGAACTATGGACACAAGCATTGGCAGCTCATAAAGCATTTTTCGATGAATTGAATAAGAATGGACAATATGGTTTAGTCTATAAATCGGATCCCAGACAAGCGTTTCGTTCCGGTTATCTTGATCGGGGTACAGGAGAAGCAATCATTGCTACACATTATGGTTATACCGTACCTGATTATTGGACTTGGGGATGGAGCTATTATGAAACAGCCGGTGATGCCGGTACTGCCTGTGGGACACAGGAACTTGTTGATATGTTTCCAATGATAGATGGTTTACCTATCACAGAAAGTAAATTATATGATCCGAAACACCCGTATGAACAACGTGATCCCCGCTTATATGAAACAGTAGTTGTAAATGGAGACAAATATTATGGAGGTATTGCTGAAATATATGTAGGAGGTAAACATTATCAAGACTTTGAAGGATCATATGGAGCATTCATGTCCGGTTATCGCCCACGTAAATTCATCCTCGATGGTGGTGGCGGTCCTTTGTTTGAATGGCCTGCAGAGATATCCGGAAAAGTGGTTCAATGGCCTTATTTAAGATTACCTGAGTTGTATTTGGGATATGCTGAAGCTATTTGCCAGACAAACGGGGACATGGCACTAGCTTATGAATGTGTCAATAAATTGCGTGATCGCGTTAATATCGGTCATTTGAAAGCGGGATTGAACAAAAAGGATTTTCTGGAAACACTGATGAACGAACGGGTTTGCGAATTTGCTTATGAAGAAGTCAGATGGTTTGATATGATTCGTTATAAGCGGGTGGATATCTTCCAAAAAACTCCACACCGAGTTGTTATTACTAAGGATCCGGAAACCAGCGAGTTCAAGTATGAATATAAATTATTCAAACCGGCTGAAAATGGAGAACTTAGACAATGGGCAAATCCTGGGAAATTCTCCCCTAAATGGTATTTAAGTGCATTTCCCAGTAATGAAATCAACAAATCGTACGGATTGATTCAAAATCCGGGATGGTGA
- a CDS encoding SusC/RagA family TonB-linked outer membrane protein, with translation MRNKLITIISLPVLCIASVWAQEKTTGSDMLQFDETTISASTVSGKELMKRSNINPANALYGKLNGLFIRQNGEYGDGEGYPSMNIRGIGSLNNNSILVFVDGLERDINSLVLEEIEEITILKDAAALAPYGIRGANGVILVKTKRGKKGKTDIHVSYQHSVTTPVRLPQMADAATYAEAVNEGLANEGLAPRYTQQEIEAYRSGKYPILFPNVDWFNETLRDHGQRDQVNFTASGGSNRIRYYSMINFISDRGLLKNTDQGSYSTQLANSILNVRTNLDIDITSSTQVKVNLSGKLKEKYSPGSISDGVLMETLYALPANAYPVRSHNGIWGGSNMYPKNPVAESSSTGYTTSHARTLLADLTLTQDLEALAPGLSAEFRIGFDAYSETWDARSKQYLYESNIAHLDNSGIPTDTVNTQYGKEEKQLGFNSWLNNQNRHSNIQFALNYQKDFSQSNLFASIRYKQDKNVYLGQYNTYMHQDVIASGHYGLLNKYYLDFSIAASGTSRLPKANRWGVFPAISGAWLLNKESFLNNIDWLDLLKLRLSYGLTGSDDVWKNMDKYPFGGGGGFVFGDDFIANGGITEGQLPSLNATFEKSSKANIGVDIRILDLIDFNVESYYDHRYDIMVADGNITSGFFGATASNSPSGIVNNYGVEVGMNVGKQMKDFFFNVNAQLAFARNKIVNMNEAFKPYDYLKSTGRRLGQFYGLEAIGFFKDQADIDNSPIQTFSTVYPGDLKYKDQNGDNRIDELDVVPMGYNTICPELFYSMGFDFEYKGLGINAQFQGASHYTVQRSLSCFYAPLMNNQTISEHYLENCWRSGKDNTDAIYPRLTTTESANNYRGNSVFMKNISFLKLRSAEIYYKLPESCIKPLRLREFKLFAKGMDLFSIDNVNETDPEVIWSTYPAQRSVHFGFDLAF, from the coding sequence ATGAGGAATAAATTAATAACCATCATATCACTACCTGTTTTATGCATTGCTTCTGTCTGGGCACAAGAAAAAACGACAGGATCTGATATGTTACAATTTGATGAAACGACCATTTCTGCTTCTACTGTCAGTGGGAAGGAATTGATGAAACGTTCGAATATTAATCCCGCCAATGCACTCTACGGGAAACTCAACGGATTGTTTATCCGCCAAAACGGAGAGTATGGGGATGGAGAAGGATATCCAAGCATGAATATCCGAGGAATCGGTTCGCTTAATAACAATTCGATACTTGTTTTTGTCGATGGTTTGGAGCGTGATATAAATTCACTGGTTCTAGAGGAAATTGAGGAAATAACGATCCTCAAAGATGCTGCTGCTTTGGCTCCATACGGAATTAGAGGAGCTAACGGGGTAATCTTGGTGAAAACCAAACGAGGGAAAAAAGGTAAAACTGACATTCATGTTTCCTATCAGCATAGCGTCACTACACCTGTACGATTACCCCAAATGGCTGATGCCGCCACTTATGCCGAAGCGGTTAATGAGGGTTTGGCAAACGAAGGTCTGGCTCCCAGATATACCCAACAAGAAATTGAAGCTTATAGAAGTGGAAAATATCCAATCTTATTCCCTAATGTAGACTGGTTTAATGAAACGTTACGGGATCATGGGCAGCGAGATCAAGTGAATTTCACTGCAAGCGGAGGATCCAACCGGATCAGATATTATTCGATGATTAATTTCATATCGGATAGAGGATTGTTAAAGAATACGGATCAAGGAAGCTATTCCACTCAGTTAGCCAATTCGATACTCAACGTACGTACAAACTTGGATATAGACATAACATCGTCTACCCAGGTAAAGGTTAATTTGTCTGGTAAGCTGAAAGAAAAATATTCTCCTGGCAGTATTTCAGATGGAGTGCTCATGGAAACCCTATATGCTTTGCCTGCTAATGCATATCCTGTCAGGAGCCATAACGGTATTTGGGGGGGATCAAACATGTATCCGAAGAATCCGGTTGCCGAGTCATCATCGACAGGATATACCACATCTCATGCCCGTACATTATTGGCGGATCTGACATTGACACAAGATCTGGAAGCTTTGGCTCCAGGGTTGTCAGCAGAATTCCGTATTGGTTTTGATGCCTATTCAGAGACATGGGATGCTCGTTCAAAACAATATTTGTATGAGTCCAATATTGCGCATTTAGACAATAGTGGTATTCCAACCGATACGGTAAACACCCAATATGGAAAGGAGGAAAAACAGTTAGGATTCAACAGTTGGCTGAACAATCAGAACAGACATTCCAATATTCAATTTGCTTTGAATTACCAGAAAGATTTTTCCCAAAGCAATTTGTTCGCTTCTATTCGTTATAAGCAGGATAAAAATGTTTATCTCGGTCAATATAATACGTATATGCATCAAGACGTCATCGCTTCAGGCCATTATGGCTTATTGAACAAATACTATTTGGACTTTAGTATCGCTGCTTCAGGGACCAGTCGTTTACCAAAAGCCAATCGTTGGGGAGTATTTCCTGCAATTTCCGGAGCTTGGCTACTTAATAAAGAGTCTTTTTTGAACAATATCGATTGGTTAGACCTGCTTAAATTACGGCTTTCTTACGGATTAACAGGGAGCGATGACGTTTGGAAAAATATGGACAAATATCCTTTTGGAGGAGGTGGAGGTTTTGTTTTCGGTGATGACTTCATTGCAAATGGAGGCATTACGGAAGGACAATTGCCAAGTTTGAATGCGACATTCGAAAAAAGTAGTAAAGCGAATATCGGAGTTGATATACGAATATTGGACTTGATAGACTTCAATGTAGAAAGCTATTACGATCATCGATATGATATTATGGTTGCAGATGGCAACATTACTTCCGGTTTCTTTGGAGCTACGGCTTCCAACTCTCCAAGTGGCATTGTTAATAATTATGGCGTGGAAGTCGGTATGAACGTAGGCAAGCAGATGAAGGATTTCTTTTTTAATGTCAATGCTCAACTGGCATTCGCTAGAAACAAGATTGTAAACATGAACGAGGCTTTTAAACCTTACGATTACCTAAAATCGACCGGCAGACGTTTAGGGCAATTTTACGGGTTGGAAGCTATAGGGTTCTTCAAAGATCAGGCAGATATTGATAATAGTCCGATACAAACATTCTCAACTGTATATCCAGGAGACTTGAAATATAAAGATCAGAATGGTGATAATCGGATAGATGAATTGGATGTGGTACCGATGGGATATAATACGATCTGCCCGGAATTATTCTATTCAATGGGATTCGATTTCGAATATAAAGGATTAGGAATCAATGCCCAGTTTCAAGGTGCCAGCCATTATACCGTACAACGCAGCCTAAGTTGCTTTTATGCTCCCCTAATGAATAATCAGACTATTTCAGAACATTATCTGGAAAATTGCTGGAGATCAGGAAAAGACAATACAGATGCTATATACCCGCGTCTTACAACGACAGAAAGTGCAAATAACTATCGTGGAAATTCCGTATTCATGAAAAATATTTCTTTTTTAAAACTACGCTCAGCAGAAATTTATTACAAGTTGCCTGAAAGTTGTATAAAGCCTTTACGCTTACGTGAATTCAAGTTGTTTGCTAAAGGTATGGACCTCTTTTCCATAGACAACGTAAATGAAACAGATCCGGAAGTAATTTGGTCTACTTACCCTGCGCAACGTTCTGTGCATTTTGGTTTTGATCTCGCATTCTAA
- a CDS encoding RagB/SusD family nutrient uptake outer membrane protein: MKNKLLIFSILILCTSSCNYLEYDESDFLEKDAVFSSFQYTRDFLTNIYSYVPAAFGTIGGDALRSAACDEAVYVDKLSPVHSFNNGAWSAINTLDDRWNYFRGIRAVNMFLQEVEGQEFDELKHNEDYEDIMAQFKYYPYEARFLRAYFYFELAKRYGDIPLITTLLSEEEANMQKRTSFDEVIQFIVDECDAIAPHLPISYKELIKSETGRATRGAAMALKSRALLYSASPLFNKSGNIDKWKSAARAAADVIEKAWDFGYMPLPDLWSLWNNNYSNNNELIFGVMQREDNWFERVNFPIGIEGGGNTGHCPTENLVESYEMQASGLPVAPDAGYEHMDPSYNSQNPYEGRDPRMYELVAQNGAWWVYDEQVECWYGGRSGKPQKNATVTGYYLRKYVDGSTSLKSEFVTSKRHVWNIMRYSEILLNFAEAMVEAYGDPNYKDGYPMSAKEAVDIVRSRVHVDMPPFPNNLTLNEFKAKLRNERRVELSFEDHRFWDIRRWKIADQTTDIYGVDITKKEDGSFSYKKVLVEKRIFKDCMYLYPIPQSERYINPELEQNPGW; encoded by the coding sequence ATGAAAAATAAATTATTGATATTTAGCATATTGATTCTTTGTACCAGTTCTTGTAATTATCTGGAATATGATGAATCGGATTTCTTGGAAAAAGATGCAGTATTCTCTAGTTTCCAATATACCCGGGATTTCCTAACTAATATATACTCTTATGTTCCTGCCGCATTTGGTACGATTGGTGGAGATGCATTACGTTCTGCAGCATGTGACGAAGCTGTTTATGTTGACAAACTGTCACCTGTACATAGTTTCAACAATGGTGCCTGGAGTGCTATTAATACTTTGGATGATCGATGGAATTATTTTAGGGGGATACGAGCTGTGAATATGTTTCTTCAAGAAGTTGAAGGACAGGAATTCGATGAATTGAAGCATAACGAAGATTATGAGGATATCATGGCACAGTTCAAGTATTATCCATACGAGGCAAGATTCTTACGTGCCTATTTTTATTTTGAATTGGCTAAACGTTATGGTGATATTCCTCTTATTACGACTTTGCTTTCTGAAGAAGAAGCCAACATGCAAAAAAGGACGTCATTCGATGAGGTTATTCAGTTTATCGTAGATGAATGTGACGCGATTGCTCCTCATTTACCTATCAGTTACAAAGAACTGATAAAAAGCGAAACAGGGCGTGCAACAAGAGGCGCAGCAATGGCTTTGAAATCAAGAGCTTTACTATATTCAGCAAGTCCATTGTTCAATAAGTCCGGCAATATAGACAAGTGGAAGTCTGCTGCACGTGCCGCTGCAGATGTCATCGAAAAAGCTTGGGATTTCGGTTACATGCCGTTACCGGATTTATGGAGTCTTTGGAATAATAACTATTCTAATAATAATGAACTTATTTTTGGAGTAATGCAACGGGAAGATAACTGGTTTGAACGGGTTAACTTTCCTATAGGTATCGAAGGTGGTGGTAATACGGGACATTGCCCAACAGAAAACTTAGTCGAATCGTATGAAATGCAGGCAAGTGGATTGCCGGTTGCACCTGATGCAGGCTATGAACATATGGATCCAAGCTATAATTCACAGAATCCATATGAAGGAAGGGATCCCCGTATGTATGAATTGGTGGCCCAAAACGGAGCTTGGTGGGTATATGATGAGCAAGTAGAATGTTGGTACGGAGGAAGAAGTGGAAAGCCACAAAAAAATGCAACGGTTACAGGATACTACTTAAGAAAATATGTAGACGGAAGCACCAGTTTGAAAAGCGAATTCGTGACAAGCAAACGACATGTATGGAATATTATGCGTTACAGCGAGATCTTGTTAAATTTTGCGGAAGCTATGGTTGAAGCATATGGAGACCCTAACTATAAAGATGGATATCCGATGTCGGCTAAAGAAGCTGTAGATATTGTAAGAAGCCGTGTACATGTGGACATGCCACCATTTCCAAATAATCTGACTTTAAATGAGTTTAAAGCCAAGTTAAGAAATGAACGTAGAGTCGAACTTTCATTTGAAGATCATCGTTTTTGGGATATTCGCCGTTGGAAGATTGCAGATCAGACAACAGACATATATGGAGTTGACATTACAAAAAAAGAAGATGGCTCATTCAGTTACAAAAAAGTTTTGGTAGAGAAAAGAATATTTAAAGACTGTATGTATCTGTATCCGATTCCACAATCGGAGAGGTATA